CGATATAAGCCTCATGCCGGGTAGATTGCAACAAGGCATAATCTGTGGCATGGCCCGGCTTTTGTCCGAAATAACTTTGGTATAGTTTTCCATTTCCTCCGATACTAAAAACGAGCAGGCTGTTTTTCGTCTCCACCAGCAACTGGGGAGCATTTCCGGCGAAAGCACTCCGGCTAATCAGGGTGATCAACATCCCCATTAACACAAAAACAGCTATACATCTTTTCCTGTTTTTTTCTTTTGACATTGAATTTTCCTTTGATGTTAGCGGGTATATTTTAGTCTGCATCGTTTCCTTTTCAGGTAGCCGATGCGATCCGGCAATTTGAGAATTTCCTAAAAATAATAGAGAAGAGATGTTAGCCAGTTGATCAGTCATTTTAGCAAAAACTGAAGAAAACGTCTAGCAAAAAACGGAAGAAAGTGCAAGCTTTTCTCAACTTCAGCCTCAATTTCGTTCAATTCTGCAAATTAATTTCAACCTTCCTGTTGCGTTTTGACAGAAAGGTTCGTTTTAAAAGACAAAGCGTTAATGGCCATTAACCAATTACTAATTTTTATAAAAACCTTAAAAATGAAAACAATGACTAATTACTTTTCTCCAGTAGCCAAAACTTTAGTATGCGCCTTAACGTTAACCACCATTTTCAGTTCATGTAAAAAAGATAAAGACGGGATTACCCCACCTGTAGTAAAGCCAGCAAACCTGACCGTAGTTCATGCTGCACCGGGATTCGCGGAGCTTGACTTTTTCGTGGATAAAGACAAAGCAAATACCATTGCATTTACCTACAATACGGTCATCAATTATTTGTCTATTGTAAAACCTGGTAAAAAGGAGTTGAGTGCAACAAAAAAAGGAGTTACTGATATTCTGGTAAAACTTCCTGTTGAGTTCAAAGAAGATAAATTTTACTCTGCATTTGTTGCGGATCAAACTGCAAACACAATTGTTTTTGTAGAAGATGACCTGACCGCTCCTGCCGCAGATAAAGCAAAAATCCGTTTCATTAATTTAAGCCCTGATGCAGGTTCCCTTGATCTTAACATCACTGGAAAAGCAGAAGCTTTGGTTGCTAAAAAAGCATTTAAAGAATCCAGCTTATTCGTTGCTGCAGATGCCGGAGATGAAATCAATTTTGAGATCAAAGAAAATGGTAAAACTGATGTTTTAGCCAGCCTTCCAAAAGTTAAAATTGAAAAAGGAAAAATTTACACCATCTGGGCTAAAGGTTTAAAAACCACGGCTAATGTAGACGCCAAATTAGGAATGGCAGTGATGGCCAATAAATAAAAATACTGGAGCTGTCCGACCTCATTGTTCTCCTCCCTTCTTCATCCCAGACAGATTAGATCTTCCCCAGGGCTACGAAAAAAAGGATGTAAGACAAAATTCAAGAATTTACGGATGAGAGCGTAAGACATGAGTAAGGATGGCTCCTTCTATCAAACAAAAAAACAGGGACCCAAAACGGGTTCCTGTTTTTGTTTCATACGCTACATGTAAGCGTCACTTGGCTGTATCATAGCAATATGATGCTCTTTGAACAGCTCGCGGCAACTTTTTCCTTTCACTTTAAAATTCGCCAATCCTCCCACTTCCAGGTCAAACAGCACTTCCAGAATCCGGACCGTTTCATAAGGAATGTCTTTATCATCGCCCAACTGAAGTTTTCTGTAATTGTGGAATGTGTTAATAGAAGCTTTAATAATTTCGGGGATAAGTCGCTTAATCAACTTGTGCTGACTATAAGTCAGCTTTTCCATACATTCATTAATCTTATACTTGTCCATAGCCCTGATTTAAATTAAACAGATCATTTTTGAACATTTGCCTTGCACTTTTACAATTACATTTTTGCGCAAACAATAAGCATTGCTTTCTCATACGTTAGTTTTTTTATGTTAATTAACTACGAATCAAAAACCACTACGACCACCTCCTGCACACAGCTATAGCCAGGCAGTATATCGGCGTATGGTGGCGTCAACAGCACACAATCTATAAAATTTAGGTAACCGTCCGGGCGAACGGCAGAGAAAGACTACGACAACATTTTGCTGTCCCTATAATTAATCCCCTCTTAGCTCAAAACTAAGTAGTTAACTTTAAAAATACAATAGAAAAATAAAAAATAACACATTCACCTAAAGAATTGGACATTGTCTATATTTAAACGATGGCCACACTCACAAAAGGCTTCATTCAACACTCATTTATCCATGGAAAACAAAGAAATTAATCAGCTCATGTCTGATGAAAATGATCACCTTAAAAAGCTTCATCAGATTGTAAAAGATACTATTGAAGAGGAGCAGCTCATTGTAAATAACCTACTGAATCCACCGGAAGAGATGATCACCAAAGGACAGAAGATCTCTGATAAGGTCGCGCGTTTTGGTGGAAGCTGGGTATTCATCATCTGGTTTTTAATTGTGCTTACTTTCTGGATCATTTACAATTCTGCCGCATCGGGCAAAGCCGCCTTTGATCCCTATCCCTTTATCCTGATGAACCTGATTCTTTCCTGTATTGCCGCTTTACAGGCCCCGATCATTATGATGAGCCAAAACAGGCAGGAAGAGAAAGACCGGATGCGGGGAGAAAATGATTACCTGATCAACCTCAAGGCAGAGATGGAGATCCGCAAACTTCATTTAAAGATGGATCTGCTGCTGGAAGAACAGATCAAGACCATTTACGATACCCAATCCAAGCAGTTTATTTTGCTGGAGGAGATTTGTGAGAAACTGGACAGGCTGGAATCCAAACAAAAATAGACCTGTTTTATTCAGATACCTGCTTTAAGAAAGTCGCTGATAAGGAAGCATAGTCCTTATTAAAATGATGGTCTCCGGCAACGGTAATGACTTTTAATCCATTATTTATAAATTTACTTTTTATCCCGTTTCCTTCGCCCGTCCCGAAGATGGAAACGGGATCTGTTGTTTTGATACGTTTCATCTCTCTGATGACATCATACTGCTCTTTCGCGTGTCCGAAATTTAAAAGGTCGATCAGATGAATCTCAAAATCAGCTGTAACATCCGGAGAAAGAGACACCACTGCTTTCAGCTGTGTTTTCAATCCCTGAGGCAACCTGTTGGCCACAAAAGGGACAACGGATGCCCCAAAAGAATAACCTGCCAGGATAAAATTATCCTTTCCCAGCTCTTCCCGATAATGTGTTAAAGCGCTACTGATATCAGCGGCGCAATAGTCCGGGGTTTTGGCATTCCAGAAATACTTCTGTGCATCCAGTCCGATTACAGAAAAGCCCCGAGAGGCCAGGGATTCGGCCAGCGACTGGTCAAAGCCGGTCCATCCGCCATCCCCGGAGATCATAAATACCATCGGAAGGTTATTTTTTCTCACCGAAGGCACCAATGTCAGGGGCATATCTCCTGTATAAGGCCTGATTTGCCGGTTGCTCAGCGTTCCGTTTTTTTGTTCCGCAAAAGCCGGCGTCTTTAAGATTTTCTGATAGGCATTTCTCAGCTCCGGCTGCCAGTCGGCATCATGGAGAAAGCCGTGTCCCACTTTCGGCAAAGCAATCAGTTCGGTCATGGGCATTCCTTTTAGAAAAGCTTCCGCTTCATCAAAAGAACAACTCAGGTCCTGCTCCCCGTTTAACACGAAAAAAGGTGCGGTCAGACTTTTTGTACTTTCCAGGTAATAAGAGGTCCCTTTTTTAAGCACATGCTGATTCAGCCCATTCCCTTTACACAGCGGTTTCCGAAGGTTGATATCCGGAGAAAAGCCCAATGCAATTCCTCCACTGAACGTATTTGCCGGTGCCTGTACCAGCGTTCCGTAAATGAGTACGGCACCGTAAGAGTAGCCCATTAAAATCGGTTTGTGATAACCCGGCAATTTGTATTTCTTTTGGACCGATAAGCTCAGTTCCTCAAAATCAGCAGCAGGATAAAGGCAGGCTGCAGAGACTTTAGACAAATAATAGGCATAGTGCCGGGCATCAATTCCCAGCACCAATGCCCCTTCAGCGGCCATAGTTTTAGCCATCGGCACTACTGCATCCTTCCATCCCCCATCACCCGAAACAAAAAGGACCACAGAAACAGGTGCTTTTTCAGGATGATACACCGTAATTTTACCAAACTTACCGTAGGAAATCTGATCGATCGGCCCCATGGCAAAAGCCGGACTGCACAAAAGGATCAGTAAGAGGGATACGATCGCAAATCTTCTCATCTTTTTAAGGTTTAATCACTTTAGTTAATGCTGCAGGCACCTGCAATAAATCAAAATCATGGTCATAGATCAAATACCTGTTGTGCCATTGCGGGGAGAACTTTTCTTTGGCTGCCCGCAGGCCTTTATAATGAGAGAATGACCTGATTTTTTCATAGGCAAACTTCATCGACCTTTCCGGGAAATTATGAGGGGCCATTAAGCCCGACAAGGGTGCAAAACCAAGATTTACTGCTATACATCCTTGTTCTTTCAGGTGATTAAACAGGCCCACCATAATGAAATCAATGATTC
This region of Pedobacter steynii genomic DNA includes:
- a CDS encoding DUF4397 domain-containing protein codes for the protein MKTMTNYFSPVAKTLVCALTLTTIFSSCKKDKDGITPPVVKPANLTVVHAAPGFAELDFFVDKDKANTIAFTYNTVINYLSIVKPGKKELSATKKGVTDILVKLPVEFKEDKFYSAFVADQTANTIVFVEDDLTAPAADKAKIRFINLSPDAGSLDLNITGKAEALVAKKAFKESSLFVAADAGDEINFEIKENGKTDVLASLPKVKIEKGKIYTIWAKGLKTTANVDAKLGMAVMANK
- a CDS encoding DUF1003 domain-containing protein yields the protein MENKEINQLMSDENDHLKKLHQIVKDTIEEEQLIVNNLLNPPEEMITKGQKISDKVARFGGSWVFIIWFLIVLTFWIIYNSAASGKAAFDPYPFILMNLILSCIAALQAPIIMMSQNRQEEKDRMRGENDYLINLKAEMEIRKLHLKMDLLLEEQIKTIYDTQSKQFILLEEICEKLDRLESKQK
- a CDS encoding AcvB/VirJ family lysyl-phosphatidylglycerol hydrolase translates to MRRFAIVSLLLILLCSPAFAMGPIDQISYGKFGKITVYHPEKAPVSVVLFVSGDGGWKDAVVPMAKTMAAEGALVLGIDARHYAYYLSKVSAACLYPAADFEELSLSVQKKYKLPGYHKPILMGYSYGAVLIYGTLVQAPANTFSGGIALGFSPDINLRKPLCKGNGLNQHVLKKGTSYYLESTKSLTAPFFVLNGEQDLSCSFDEAEAFLKGMPMTELIALPKVGHGFLHDADWQPELRNAYQKILKTPAFAEQKNGTLSNRQIRPYTGDMPLTLVPSVRKNNLPMVFMISGDGGWTGFDQSLAESLASRGFSVIGLDAQKYFWNAKTPDYCAADISSALTHYREELGKDNFILAGYSFGASVVPFVANRLPQGLKTQLKAVVSLSPDVTADFEIHLIDLLNFGHAKEQYDVIREMKRIKTTDPVSIFGTGEGNGIKSKFINNGLKVITVAGDHHFNKDYASLSATFLKQVSE